From the genome of Sporomusa sphaeroides DSM 2875:
TCTTGAACGAGGAGTCCTCCTTTTATCATTTTAGCGAGATGTGTGCTAGCCGTCTGAGGCGATATCTGGGCGGAACGGGCCAGTTCGCCTGCAGGTAAGGCTTTTCCGCCGAGCAAATTTAGAAGTATTGTGAGACGTGAAGGATCACCGATGAGAGAGGCAATTTCCACGAGATTGGGATTTATCATCATATTTTAATATCTCCTTGTAACATTCATACTTCGATTCTAGCCGAATTATTGCTATGTTACAATATGCTCAAATGAAAAAGTGGGATATGACGGAGGTATCGTAAATATGAATGATAAGCACCGCTTAATAGAGCAACATGGCTATATTAAACAGCAAGAAGACGGATTATATGCAATACGGGTTCGAACCATTGCAGGTAACTTAACTAGTGTTCAATTACACAACCTAGCAGATTTATCCGATAGATACGGTAATGGTCAAGTGCATATTACCACTCGACAATCAGTAGAACTGCATTGGATACCGGAAAAAAAGTTAGACAGTATTTTTCAAGAAATAAATGAGTTAGGTTTATTGATTGCAGTTCGTGGACCGCGAATATTAACCGTTATCGCTTGTCCTGGAATAAGGCTCTGTAAAAAAGGGATTTGCAATACTATAAATCTAGCTACTCAATTGGATGCTTTAATGGTAGGGCGGAGTCAGCCGTCAAAAACTAAAATTGCTTTAAGCGGTTGTCCAAATTCTTGCGCTAAGCCTCAAATCAATGACATTGGGCTACATGGAGTTATTGTCCCAATTGCTGACAGTGGTTGTATTGGTTGTAAAACTTGTGAAACGGTGTGCAAATTCAAAGCAATTTCAGTACAGGACGGTAAGCCGCATATTGCGGTTGAAAAGTGTATTGGCTGCGGATTGTGTGTGAGAATTTGTCCTAACCACGCTTTGCACATCCATAAACAAGGTTATAGCCTGTACATGGGCGGAAAGATCGGTAGAAAACCAATCTTGGGTAATAAGATTTTTACTGTTATACCAGAACAGGAAGCTATTTCCTACATTGAGATCGTACTTCATGTTTATAATCAATTAGCTTATAAAAACGAGCGAATTGGGGATGTAATAAATCGAATCGGTTTGAATAGTTTCCTGCAAGAAATATTACAACATGTTCCAGAATGCTAATATCCTGTTAAAAACGCTCGCATTATAACAGAATCAAGATAAAGATAAGCACGGTCTGGCTAATATGCCACGGAATGATTTAATGACATGTCCGTAGCTTTTATTCTTTTTATCCCGCTCTCTCCATATATCTATATGGGAGGGGATTAAAAAGTGGGAGAGAAAGAAAATTATGTTTTTCAAACACTGTTTGGAATTTATGAACGAAGTTTAGATGAGGCAAACAATATAATAGCCCGTGCACAAAATCCTTTAGCGGCCCTAAGTGTAATTATTGCAATCTGGGGTTATATGGTGCAGTCGATAATTTCATCACCAATACCAAGAATAACTTTAGAGAATTGCCCTATAATAGGAGGATTATACTTAGTCTTAATCCTAACGGTGTTTTATGTGATTCAGTCAGTTTATTATCTCTGGCGCGGTTTTAGGCAAGGGTTTAAATATGAACTTGTTGCGTCTCCAAGTCAGGTTGAATCATTAATAAAATCGCCTGACAGTGATAAAGACGTATTTCTTAAGCTAATAGAAAGGTATAAAAGTGCTAGTGAATTTAATAATGAAAAAAATATGGAGAGAATGGTATATATTAGGACTGCAACGGAAAAAATAATTCTAGCGGTGGCATCTTGTTTTTTTGCAAGCTTCTTGTTTTGTATTATTATTCTTTTAAAGTGAGAAACTGGTAGCATTTTACGGAAGGTGAATGACAGTATAAATAAATCAAGCATTGATGAATCGGTAGATATGAGATTAACTCGTATTGAAAATGGATTAGAGGATATTAAGAAGCAACTTTCATCGATTTCAGAGAGAATGAATCTAATTGACTCAAATACTATTTCAACAACTAAAACAACATGGGACAAACATTATAGTGTTTATTAGAATGATATAGGAAAGAGACTCAGAGATGCCCCGCTGTTTGTTAGCAGTTTAAATGAATTTGCAGTTATGTGTATAAGCTGATAGTTGAACCATAGACATTAGGAAAAGAACATCCTAATGTTTATTTTTATAAAGTGGTTTCGATGTCAAGTAGAACCTAGACACTGAACCTTAACTACAGGACTTGATCGTTGCTAAGATAGTAAAGGATGGAAAGACTGTAACCGAAAAAACGATCCGGGAATATCAAATCAAATTAAATAAAGCGTTTGATACAATGGTTGCGGAAGCAGAGCTGGAATATACTCAAAAAGAATATGTTTCATTGGCAGATTTAAAGCGAGAGAATAAACATGTATGAAGTTGTTATTCGACTCATCTATACTTGCATTTTGCCGCAAACAGGCTATAATTAAAAATAGGTGGGAATTAAAAAGGTCGACGTGACCTGAAAGTGCGGCAACACTTTCAGGCCCGCGCAAGGTGCACAGACACCTACACGTAACAGCCAAGCTGTCCACGACGACATTTCTATTATACACCGCTCTTCTGGCGCCGCACAAGCGGGGGAGCGCGGGGGTAATAGACGTTGCCGTCGACGCGCCGGGCTGTAAGTGCGACTGGACGCAGCAAATGATTTGGACTAGCCTCATCAGCTACTGAGCAGCAGGCAGACCAGACCAGGACCTAAGGGTTTGTGGCCGCCTGATTGTTTGGCCGGGTATACCGGCTTATTAGCGTTGAGTATGTAACAGACATCGAAACAGGACGCATGTGTAGGGTAAACCCTTTGCATGTGTCTTTTTAATTTCCCCCTGTAAAAAAGCTGACGGCCAACCAGTCGCAGTCTAAATATAGGGGGTATATAAATGTCTGATCAAGTAACAACATCTGACTTAGTTTTTTGTCCGGGACCGGTATCAGCCCTGCCGGCAGAGCGGGACCGGGAGACACAGCAGCCCGGGGCCGTGCCGGACGACCGGCTTATGCTTCAAAGCATCTTAAACGAGGCCTTTAATCAGTATATCTTTAACAGGGTGGAGAATATTCTTAAACTGGCCGAAACCAATGATGCTGACTACAGTAAGACGGTTCATGAGGTCAGAGGCCTCCTGAACCGTATGCTGAAGCTGGCCGGAAAACTGAAGGACCAGTATCCGGAATTGATTGACCTGGTCATGGAGTTGGAGTCGTACACAGCCCTGGAATCAGGCCAGTCGGCGGACATCGCCTACAAACAGGGGTTACGGGACAGCGGTTATATCCACCAGGAATTTATGACCTTCCTGCAGCAGCGGTAGGATTGAAGTGTAGTGGTGGGTAATTTTCTCCTGTCAAAGGTGCCATGTTCATAAAAGTAACTCTGATGCAGGAAAAATAAGTAAAATATCGAACTAGTACTCCATCAAACTAGCAAATTGAAGTAGCAAACATCCCCAGCATATGGTAACCTTATGTCAGGTGATGAAGATGAATCATAAATATATCGTGACGTTGACGGATGAAGAAAGTAACAGCCTGAATGAACTCATACGTAAGGGAAAAACCCAGGGTTACCGTATCAAACACGCGCAAATCCTTCTCAAGCTAGATGAGATCCCGGAAAACCAAAGTTGGACCTATCAGAGAATCAAAGAGGCCTTCCGCGTCTCGCCACACACGATCAGTCAGATTGCCAAACGTTTCGTAACCGGAGGACTGGAAGCGGCGCTGGGAAGAAAAGAGCAAGCCAACCGGCATCGGAAAGTGGACGGTAACGTGGAAGCACATATAGTCGCCATAGCCTGTTCCGCTCCGCCAGAAGGACGCGAGCACTGGACCTTGCAGCTGATCGCGGATGAACTCGTACGTCTACAGGTTGTGGAAAGCCTCTCCGACACAGCTGTCATGAACACACTTAAAAAAACGAACTTAAGCCCTGGCAGAAGAAAGAATGGTGTATCCCCAAAGCCGGTGCGGAATTCGTAGCCCGCATGGAAGATGTCCTGGAAACCTACAGCCTTCCCTACGACCCGCTTCGTCCTGTCGTCTGTCTGGACGAGACAAACCGCCAGCTCCTCGAAGAGCGGCATATTCCCGCTGTCCCCGGCTCCCCGGAGCGTATCGATTACGAATATCGGCGCTGCGGTGTTGCCGACCTGTTTGTGGCCTTTGAGCCGCTTGCGGCCAAGAGGGTCGTTAAAGTTACCGAAAGACGTACCGCCATAGACTTTGCCCAGTTTTTGAAGGAACTGACGGATGTTCATTATGCGCACGCAGAAAAGATTGTGTTGGTCATGGACAACCTCAATATTCACGGTATTGCGTCGCTGTACAAGGCGTTTGAGCCGGAAGAGGCACGGCGCATCGCGGAAAAAGTGGAGATTCATCATACGCCCATACATGCCTCGTGGCTAAATATGGCCGAGATTGAGATTGGGGTTCTATCCAGGCAGTGTCTGGCGGAATCCATGAACAGTATAGAGATGATGAGGCGCAAGGTCTCCGCATGGCAATGTCGCAGAAACGCTGCCTGCTCGACGGTAAACTGGCATTTCACCTCCGCCGACGCCCGCATCAAGCTTAAAAAGCTCTATCCCCTTATTTCTAGTTCCTAACTTGGTGGAGTACTAGAGCCATAGCTTATTTATAGCTATGGCTCTTTTATAATTCAGGTGTACGTCAGGAGGTTCGTTAATGAGTATTTTATATAAACCCAGTCCAGAATGGTACAAAAAAATATGGTCACTTGATATTCAAGATATGTCTTGGGTTGAACATACTAAAGATGAAATTGATTTTATTGTTGATATTATGGAGTTATCAGGAACAGAAAGAATCTTGGATTTAGCATGTGGTTTTGGTAGACATGCAATAGAACTCGCAAAAAGAGGTTTTTCAGTAGTTGGTGTTGACATTACACCTGAGTATATAAAAGAAGCTAGAAGAATTTCTTCTTTTGGCAAGTTGAATACGGAATTTATCTGTGCTGATTTGAGAAATATTTCTTTTGAAAATGAATTCGACGTTGTTTTAAATATGGCAGATGGTGCAATTGGATACCTTGAAAATGATGAAGAGAATCTTAAGATATTTGATTTAATTGCAAATTCACTTAAAAAGAATGGAAAGCACTTTATGAATATATGTAATGCAGAACATGCTGAAATGCATTTTCCAAAGCGAAATTGGGATATTGGAGAGAAAGAGCTTTCGCTTCCAGAGTTTCATTGGGACAAAAAAAATCGACGGATGCTATATGGAGTATGGAGCATAAAATTTGGAGAGATAGCTAAAAAACCAAGAATTGATGAATTGGCAGCAGATTCAAGTATTAGATTATATTCAATAAACGAAATAGAAAATATCTTTAGATCAAGACAAATGATTATCAAAGATACATTTGGTAACTTTGATAAATATGTACCGGCGTCGCATAAGGAAATGCAACTGCTAGTTTACTCACAAAAGAAATAATATTTCAGATAAGCCAGACTTTTAGCGTGAACAAATATGTCAGAAACAATGCAATCCTGCATTACCTCTCGATAGGTAGTGCAGGATTTTTGTATTAATTTGGCAGGGGTTTTGAAGTCCTGCGGGAATATAATTATTAAGGATGAGACATAATTGTATCTATTTATATGGTTTTACAAAGAGCACATGCATATTATCGAAAAAGAGCCTGTTAATATTCCTATTCCTCATGTACATACTACAATACTGAGTATGATAGCGTTGAGTCTAAGCTTATTAATCAGTATAAATGAAGTATAAAGCCGTTACACGTGGCATTCATTCTTAATCAATGTAGAGATGGAGGATTATAGATGTTTACCTTTTGGGCAATGATTGTAATTGCAGCCTATGGCATACTGTCTGGGATAATCATTATATCTACAATTGTTCTTTTGGGCTATTTGGATTTATTACCAAACCCGGAAGACCTAGTTGGAAAAGTTCTGATTATCTGGGGCAGTATACTGCTCGTTTACTCATATGCTCTGCATACTTTAACAATGTTTCTGCTACAGCCTCTTATTAATTTTACTCGAAAGAAAGTCCGGGAGTTACCTTATACACGTCGCTGGAGGTAACTTGGGAGGATATTCAGGAGGACGTTATGTCAAAAATTTACGATAAGTTAAAGGGCGGAGATCTGCGGTCAATCGGTAAAGCCGAGGAAGTAGTTACAGATATTTTGAATGACAAAAATCTGTTTATAGAAGTTTTTAACAGAATGTTAAGTGATGATGCGCTTATTAGGATGAGATCCGCCGATGCTATTGAAAAGGTATCACGTCTTTATCCCGAATATCTTCAACCATTCAAACAACGACTAATAGACGAGATCTCGCAAGTTAGGCAACAAGAAGTACGATGGCATATTGCCCAAATGTTCTCGCGACTGGAATTTCAGAAGGAAGAAATTTCGCAAGTAGTTAGTTTACTAATTGAATGGATAGACAACAGTCAAAGTAAAATAGTAAAAGTCAACTCACTACAGGCTTTAACTGATATAGCAAAAAAACACAATGAAATAATATTTTTGGCAATAAGCAAAATCGAGGAAGTAATAGACAACGGTAGTCCGGCTATGATAAGTAGAGGAAAGAAGCTATTAAAGGAGCTAACTGAATAACTAAAGATATAACTAGTTTGAAGTAAGCATATGTTCAGAAATGTAAATCTTTGTCAATGATTTGTACAGATAATTGAAAATGTCAATAATAAGTGAAACTCCTGCTAAATTTGTATTAATTTGGCAGGAGTTTTTGCGTTTTGTAGGGAAGTTTCTAACTTGATAAATCTAGTAATATGGACTGATTCTGCAGAATCGTCCCAATTGAGCCAAAGATTTGGAATGTGGGTGAAATTTATGCAAGATAATCGAAGAGAATTTTCAGATAATGAAAAAATGATTCTTTATAACGAAGTGAATGGCAGATGTCCAATTTGTGGGGATGTTTTAACACATAGAAAAAAGAACAATCAGATTCATAAGACGTTTGAAGTTGCTCATATTTATCCGGCTAACCCTCGCCCAGAAGAAGTTGTACTATTGGCTCAGGAACAACGATTAAGCTCAGATGTAAATGATCTTAAGAATGTACTCGCTGTATGTCGCAAATGTCATAAAATTTTTGATACTCCACGTACTATTGACGAATATCAGAAATGGTTTCGACTCAAACAAAAGTTAATTCAAGATACAGAAGTTAAAAGCACTTATGTGATTTTTAATATCGAAGCTGAAATCAGAGAAATATTGGAAAAGCTCAACACACAATCACTTGAATCAGAGTTAGTTCAATTAAGTTATGAATCATTAAAAGTTGATCAAAAAACGAATGATACGCTACCCTTTGCAATTAAACGATCTATTAAACGAGATGTAGTAGATTATTTCGATTACATTAGAAGGCTTTTTATTGAAATTGATAAAGTTACACCATATAAATTTAATACACTGGCTGCCCAAATCAAAGGTTTTTACTACAAATGTATGCAGGTTAATCCCAATCAAGAATATGTATATAATTCACTAGTTGATTGGATTGACGAAAAGACGGATTCCTATTCTAGAAAAGCGTGTGAAATTGTCGTCGCATATTTCATCCAAGATTGTGAGGTATTCTCATGATATTACCCAATAAGTTGATAGGATTTCAAGATAGCATTATTGCAAAAATGATTTATATTCTTGATGCAGTCAGTTTAGAAGATCAAAGCATTAGCAGTCTTTATAATAAAGTAAAGAATAACTTTGAAGATATAAATCAATATATTTTAGCATTAGATGTTCTTTTTACTCTTGAAAAAGTTGAATTTAATGAAAAGGCGCAGGTAATTACATATGTTAAAACAGATAATTTGTGATAAGTTTGTTCAAAAGGAAATTATACTTGATGATGGATTAAACGCTGTTGTAGGCGATGATATTGCATCAAATTCTATTGGCAAATCAACGCTGCTAATGATTATTGATTTCCTTTTTGGCGGAGAAGATTATATAAAGAAAAATCATGATGCAATTGACCATTTAGGACACCATGAATTTAAGTTTCTGTTTGAATTTGCTGATGAAAAATTGTATTTTATAAGAACTACCAACGAATATAAATTTATAGCTGTTTGCAACGATAGATATGAAATACAAAAACGCATTAAAGTTGAAGAGTATACAAATCTTTTACAAGAGAAATATAAATGTCGACTTGAAGATTTAACTTTTCGGAATATAGTTGGCCGATATTTCAGAATATATGGTAAAGAAAATCTCAATGAAAGAAAGCCAATACAATATTTTGAAAAAGAAGCAGCAGCAAATTCGATAATCGTTCTGCTTAAACTTTTTGATAAATTTAAGATTATAAAAGAGTTTGAGGAGCAAATTGAAAAATTAACCGATGAACGGGCTATATTAATAGAAGCTGCAAAAAAAGATTTGATTCCACGGGTAACAAAAACTATATTTAATAAAAACGAAAAAAGGATAGTGGAGTTAAATCAGCAATTGGAAGCTTTAAAGACTGAAATAATTAGTGCATCTGCAGACATCGAAGCTCTTATATCAAAAGAGGTATTATCGCTGCGAAAAGAAAAAAGTACATTAATTACAAAGGTTAATGTACTAAAGAACAGATTAATTCGCACTCAAACAAATCTCAAGAATAAGAATATCAACATTCAACCTGAACTTAAACAACTGCTTAACTATTTTCCAAGCTTTAATGTTGAACAAGTAGAAAAAGTTGATTCGTTTCATGAATCTATTACTAAAATCCTAAAAGAAGAATTACTCTGGGCAGAAAAAGAAGTTAAGGCCGAAATATTAGAGATTGAAAAACAAATTCTTATTTTGGATGATACAATTAATTCTAAGTTGACAATACAAAATGCACCCAAATTTGCTATCGATAAAATCATTGAGTTAGCAGCACAAATTAATCAGCTAGGTGATGAAAATGGGTATTTTACAAAAAAGGAAAACTTAGATGATTCCATAAAGAGTGCAACTGAAAATCTAGATATCTTAAAAGAAAAAGTCCTTGACGAAATGTGCAGTCAAATTAATATAAAAATGCATGAAATCAATAAGCAAATTTATATTGATGGCCGACGTGCACCTACACTTAATATTCATGGCAATAAATACACTTTTAATACCTATGGAGATACTGGAACGGGTACTGCTTTTGCTAATTTAGTCACTTTTGATTTAGCGTTGTTGGATTTAACATGCTTACCAGCAATTGCTCATGATCTTCCACTACTCAAAAATATCGAAAATCTTGCTTTAGAGAATATTGTAGACATTTACAGCAAGAGTAGAAAGCAGGTTTTTATTGCAATAGATAAATTGAGCTCATATAGTAAAGATACTGCACAGTTGATTGAATCATGTAAAGTATTACAGCTTTCAAAGGATAAACTCCTTTTTACAAAAAATTGGAAACAAGATAATCAAACTAATGCTTAGATTTGTTGGGTAGATTATTCTCAGGAAGGCATTGTAATGAACCTTAGACAAATCATTGACACAGGTTTGACCAGACCTTCTGTTCAAGGGACACTATTAAAAATACCAGGCATCTCAGGTTAATCTGGGATGGTAGAGATGGTAAAGAAGCGGATGATGAATTTAAGGCGTATATTGATCCAAAGAACAGAATAAAGCTTTTAGGCTATTAATAGAGCGGATTGTATATGATAGGGAAGATAATGGAGTAAGGTTGGATATTTTGTATAAATAATTACAATAAAATTTAAACTCCTGCTAAATTTGTATTAATCTGACAGGTTTTTGTATTTTTATGGCAAATAGTAAAAGTATCAAATGCGAAGTAGTTATAATATTAAAAATTCTACAGGAAAGGTTGAGTTCTTGAAAGTTTTAATTGCTTATTCGCTTATATTTGGGGAGGTGTATACAAATGAGAATTAAACAGATTTCTGTAAGTAAATTATTCGGGATGTTTGATCATGTAATTCCACTAAACTTAAATGAGCATATGACTATTGTTCACGGACCTAACGGTTTCGGAAAAACAGCAATGCTAAGAGTTTTACATAGCCTATTTTCATCGAGAATTGACGTAATTAAAACCTACCCCTTTCAACAATTTCAAGTTATATTTGAAGATAATTCATTATTAAAGATTGCAAAAGTAATTGATAAAGAAGGAAAACTAGGAAGAATAGAAACGTTTCTATTTACGTATACAAATGAAGAGGGTGAAAATATATACAAACCATTCCATCAAAAGCTATCTATAAGGGCTGAGGACGTAATGCGTTATATTCCTCCGCGAGTTATAGAAAGAGAAATTCCGGAAATAAGTAGAAATGGTGTTAATAAATGGTCGGATATTGAAACTGGTGAATTATTAGATATTCAAGCAGTTTTGGATAGATGGGGTTATAGAATAGTTCGATTGCTACCATCAAGTACAAAATCCAATATGCTTGATTTTGAACCTCCGTGGTTTGACGAGTTATCAAACAAAGTAAGAGTACGTTTTATTGATACTAATAGATTACAGAATAAACCGTCTAGTCACAGAGTAAGTGAATATGAATCTAGAAATCGTGAACCAGTACCTATGATTCTTACAATTAGTAAAAAGATAGCAAGCGCAATTCAAAAGGAGTTATCAAATTTTGCCCGGTTTTCTCAAGCATTAGATAGAACTTTTCCACAACGCCTATTGGAATCCAAAAAACAATCGGTTCAAAAGCTTAATAATGAAGAGTTAAATGCAAGACTTGAGGAATTAGAAAAAAAACGGTTACGTTTTATGAATGCAGGATTACTTGATATGGATGAGACCACTGATTTTCAGATTCCTTTAAAATTTGACTCGACTCAAAGAAAGATTTTGTCTTTATACGTTCAAGATAATGAGGAAAAATTAAAAGTTTTGGATAAAATTGCAGCTCAAATAGAAGCCTTTTCTAATATAATCAATGGATTGTTTACATATAAGGAAATATCCTGCAACCGAGAAATAGGCATCAGTTTAAAAAATAGAAATGGTGATCCCCTGGAGCTTGAAATGTTGTCATCTGGAGAACAACATGAAATTGTTCTTATGTATGAGTTATTATTTAATATAGAACCAGGTTCATTAGTATTAATTGATGAACCGGAGATATCATTACACATAGCATGGCAACAAGAATTTTTAGCTAATTTGGGAGAAATTATTCAGTTGAGTTCCTTTGATATCTTAATAGCTACGCATTCCCCTGCGATTGCGAGTAGTAGGTGGGATCTTACTGTCGATTTGGAGGGGAATATAGAATGTTAGAGTCTGCTAAACCAGAAACTATTGCAGGAATGATTATGCAGTCACGTAGAAAATTCAAAGGCAGTTATTTACTTGTGGAGGGAAAAACGGATTATAAAATATATAAATCCTATATAGATAACGATACTTGCATAATTCAACCGACAGGAGGAAAAGGAAAAGCTAAAGAAGTCATTGCCTTTCTAGAACGATATAAACAAGCCAATGGAGTACTTGCTTGTGTAGATTTGGATTTTGAAACACTAAATCCACAACCCAGAAAAGAAAATGTTTTATATACAGATGTTAATAACTTAGAGACTATGATTATTTCATCCCCAGCATTTGATAAAGTTATGGAAAGATGGGGAGATCCTAAAAAAATATTATTATTCGAAAAAAGAATGGGAAAAGAATTGCGGTCATTCTTATTAGAATGTTGTCAACCTGTTAGTTTTTTAAAATATCTCTCAAATTACAATAATTTAGGTATTGATTTTAAAATGTTAGATTATGATTTATTTGTAAATGAGAAGGATTTAACTATAAATATTGATGAGCTAATTAAGATTGCTGGTATAACTACAAAAACGCATTTTGATATTGCTTGTTTAAAAACAGAGCTTTCAAAGCTAGCAGCGAAAAATCTAAATGTGTGGTTAGTTTGTTGTGGACATCAATTAGTGAGAATACTTTCAATTGCTTTTAGATACTTAATCGGAAAGAATAAAACAAAAGGTAAGACTGTTTTACCATTCCATATACTACCATCAGAACTTGAGAATATTTTACATTGTTCATATGAGAGTTTATATTTTGCGAAGACTGAATTATGTAAGAATATAATAGAGTGGGAGCGGAAAAATTCACCTCATAAAATC
Proteins encoded in this window:
- a CDS encoding 4Fe-4S dicluster domain-containing protein; translation: MNDKHRLIEQHGYIKQQEDGLYAIRVRTIAGNLTSVQLHNLADLSDRYGNGQVHITTRQSVELHWIPEKKLDSIFQEINELGLLIAVRGPRILTVIACPGIRLCKKGICNTINLATQLDALMVGRSQPSKTKIALSGCPNSCAKPQINDIGLHGVIVPIADSGCIGCKTCETVCKFKAISVQDGKPHIAVEKCIGCGLCVRICPNHALHIHKQGYSLYMGGKIGRKPILGNKIFTVIPEQEAISYIEIVLHVYNQLAYKNERIGDVINRIGLNSFLQEILQHVPEC
- a CDS encoding IS630 family transposase (programmed frameshift) translates to MNHKYIVTLTDEESNSLNELIRKGKTQGYRIKHAQILLKLDEIPENQSWTYQRIKEAFRVSPHTISQIAKRFVTGGLEAALGRKEQANRHRKVDGNVEAHIVAIACSAPPEGREHWTLQLIADELVRLQVVESLSDTAVMNTLKKNELKPWQKKEWCIPKAGAEFVARMEDVLETYSLPYDPLRPVVCLDETNRQLLEERHIPAVPGSPERIDYEYRRCGVADLFVAFEPLAAKRVVKVTERRTAIDFAQFLKELTDVHYAHAEKIVLVMDNLNIHGIASLYKAFEPEEARRIAEKVEIHHTPIHASWLNMAEIEIGVLSRQCLAESMNSIEMMRRKVSAWQCRRNAACSTVNWHFTSADARIKLKKLYPLISSS
- a CDS encoding class I SAM-dependent methyltransferase, whose protein sequence is MSILYKPSPEWYKKIWSLDIQDMSWVEHTKDEIDFIVDIMELSGTERILDLACGFGRHAIELAKRGFSVVGVDITPEYIKEARRISSFGKLNTEFICADLRNISFENEFDVVLNMADGAIGYLENDEENLKIFDLIANSLKKNGKHFMNICNAEHAEMHFPKRNWDIGEKELSLPEFHWDKKNRRMLYGVWSIKFGEIAKKPRIDELAADSSIRLYSINEIENIFRSRQMIIKDTFGNFDKYVPASHKEMQLLVYSQKK
- a CDS encoding ABC-three component system protein, which gives rise to MQDNRREFSDNEKMILYNEVNGRCPICGDVLTHRKKNNQIHKTFEVAHIYPANPRPEEVVLLAQEQRLSSDVNDLKNVLAVCRKCHKIFDTPRTIDEYQKWFRLKQKLIQDTEVKSTYVIFNIEAEIREILEKLNTQSLESELVQLSYESLKVDQKTNDTLPFAIKRSIKRDVVDYFDYIRRLFIEIDKVTPYKFNTLAAQIKGFYYKCMQVNPNQEYVYNSLVDWIDEKTDSYSRKACEIVVAYFIQDCEVFS
- a CDS encoding ABC-three component system middle component 7; translated protein: MILPNKLIGFQDSIIAKMIYILDAVSLEDQSISSLYNKVKNNFEDINQYILALDVLFTLEKVEFNEKAQVITYVKTDNL
- a CDS encoding DUF2326 domain-containing protein, encoding MLKQIICDKFVQKEIILDDGLNAVVGDDIASNSIGKSTLLMIIDFLFGGEDYIKKNHDAIDHLGHHEFKFLFEFADEKLYFIRTTNEYKFIAVCNDRYEIQKRIKVEEYTNLLQEKYKCRLEDLTFRNIVGRYFRIYGKENLNERKPIQYFEKEAAANSIIVLLKLFDKFKIIKEFEEQIEKLTDERAILIEAAKKDLIPRVTKTIFNKNEKRIVELNQQLEALKTEIISASADIEALISKEVLSLRKEKSTLITKVNVLKNRLIRTQTNLKNKNINIQPELKQLLNYFPSFNVEQVEKVDSFHESITKILKEELLWAEKEVKAEILEIEKQILILDDTINSKLTIQNAPKFAIDKIIELAAQINQLGDENGYFTKKENLDDSIKSATENLDILKEKVLDEMCSQINIKMHEINKQIYIDGRRAPTLNIHGNKYTFNTYGDTGTGTAFANLVTFDLALLDLTCLPAIAHDLPLLKNIENLALENIVDIYSKSRKQVFIAIDKLSSYSKDTAQLIESCKVLQLSKDKLLFTKNWKQDNQTNA
- a CDS encoding AAA family ATPase, with the translated sequence MRIKQISVSKLFGMFDHVIPLNLNEHMTIVHGPNGFGKTAMLRVLHSLFSSRIDVIKTYPFQQFQVIFEDNSLLKIAKVIDKEGKLGRIETFLFTYTNEEGENIYKPFHQKLSIRAEDVMRYIPPRVIEREIPEISRNGVNKWSDIETGELLDIQAVLDRWGYRIVRLLPSSTKSNMLDFEPPWFDELSNKVRVRFIDTNRLQNKPSSHRVSEYESRNREPVPMILTISKKIASAIQKELSNFARFSQALDRTFPQRLLESKKQSVQKLNNEELNARLEELEKKRLRFMNAGLLDMDETTDFQIPLKFDSTQRKILSLYVQDNEEKLKVLDKIAAQIEAFSNIINGLFTYKEISCNREIGISLKNRNGDPLELEMLSSGEQHEIVLMYELLFNIEPGSLVLIDEPEISLHIAWQQEFLANLGEIIQLSSFDILIATHSPAIASSRWDLTVDLEGNIEC
- a CDS encoding DUF4435 domain-containing protein, producing the protein MLESAKPETIAGMIMQSRRKFKGSYLLVEGKTDYKIYKSYIDNDTCIIQPTGGKGKAKEVIAFLERYKQANGVLACVDLDFETLNPQPRKENVLYTDVNNLETMIISSPAFDKVMERWGDPKKILLFEKRMGKELRSFLLECCQPVSFLKYLSNYNNLGIDFKMLDYDLFVNEKDLTINIDELIKIAGITTKTHFDIACLKTELSKLAAKNLNVWLVCCGHQLVRILSIAFRYLIGKNKTKGKTVLPFHILPSELENILHCSYESLYFAKTELCKNIIEWERKNSPHKILLPVFDKLIVDYIEMELDNATAEVAVAK